In one Salvelinus sp. IW2-2015 linkage group LG26, ASM291031v2, whole genome shotgun sequence genomic region, the following are encoded:
- the LOC111952745 gene encoding ras-related and estrogen-regulated growth inhibitor-like protein, whose protein sequence is MTGLNALKMDANVVVIGKDRVGKSALTVHVLSRRFIGEYGNIESIYSHNVVMDGRDITFNICDSPCCQDLSMETSPYEKKVQWANGFVLVYSICERASFNSVTKLIQSIKDFQGMVKVPMVIVDNKRDLNHRRTVLSEEGRILTLTIDCQFYEVSAAENYHSVLMVFHGLIDRIWESKSAIKKQAGIKGIVKSMSAVFARRRTDSL, encoded by the exons ATGACAGGCCTCAACGCTTTAAAAATGGATGCTAATGTAGTAGTTATTGGGAAAGACAGGGTTGGTAAATCTG CGCTGACAGTCCACGTTTTAAGTAGAAGATTCATTGGAGAATATGGGAACATTG AATCAATCTACAGCCACAATGTTGTCATGGATGGAAGGGACATAACTTTTAACATCTGTGATTCACCATGTTGTCAG GATCTGTCCATGGAGACCTCCCCATATGAGAAGAAAGTCCAGTGGGCGAACGGTTTTGTCCTGGTCTACAGCATCTGTGAAAGGGCCAGCTTCAACTCTGTCACCAAGCTGATCCAGTCCATTAAGGACTTCCAGGGAATGGTCAAGGTGCCCATGGTGATCGTAGACAACAAGAGGGACCTGAATCACAGACGGACAGTCCTCAGTGAGGAGGGCAGAATCCTAACCCTGACAATAGACTGCCAGTTCTATGAGGTTTCAGCTGCTGAGAACTACCACAGTGTCCTCATGGTGTTTCACGGACTAATAGACAGGATATGGGAGTCCAAGTCTGCCATCAAGAAGCAAGCTGGAATTAAGGGCATTGTGAAAAGCATGTCTGCAGTTTTTGCCAGGAGACGGACGGATTCGCTGTGA